From Schaalia sp. ZJ405, one genomic window encodes:
- a CDS encoding sn-glycerol-1-phosphate dehydrogenase yields MSNELIEQALTTATETKDIVFGTDVLDQTGDLFTRMFPGSHVLVVADGNTFAAAGEAVVASLKSAGAEFAEEPYVFPGTPTLYAGYDNVEKLREYIRPLDNTVVCSIAAGTLNDIAKLASGELGRPYMNVCTAPSVDGYAAFGASISKDGFKITRNCPAPTALVADLRVIAASPQRLIATGYGDLIEKIPAGADWILADELGIEAIDDYVWSLVQGPLRGALADPEKIGEGDVEAITGLAEGNIMSGLAMQAAQSSRPASGAGHQFSHVWEMEGHGLDWEPPLSHGMKVGVGTVASCAIWEEALAIDMNALDVDAIVAAARTDEEVEKSVRELLIPRIADEAVKHSVFKNLQGDELRQRIEAIQAAWPRIVERVRPQLISPEEAAERLEKVGAPFHPEMIGIDMERFRTTHIKAQMIRARYTVLDLLMDLGLLDSVIDALFAPDGYWGRHPHQSA; encoded by the coding sequence ATGTCGAACGAACTCATCGAACAAGCTCTGACAACCGCCACGGAGACGAAAGACATTGTCTTCGGGACGGATGTCCTCGACCAGACGGGTGATCTTTTTACCCGGATGTTTCCCGGAAGTCACGTGCTTGTCGTTGCTGATGGAAATACCTTCGCTGCCGCCGGTGAAGCCGTTGTTGCTTCCTTGAAGTCCGCGGGTGCCGAATTCGCCGAGGAACCCTACGTATTCCCCGGAACCCCAACCCTCTACGCCGGGTACGACAACGTCGAAAAGCTCCGCGAATACATTCGTCCCCTCGACAACACCGTTGTCTGCTCAATCGCGGCGGGCACACTCAACGACATTGCGAAACTTGCCTCCGGTGAGCTGGGACGTCCCTACATGAATGTGTGCACCGCCCCCTCGGTTGACGGCTACGCTGCCTTCGGCGCCTCGATCTCGAAAGACGGATTCAAGATCACCCGCAATTGCCCCGCGCCGACTGCCCTTGTCGCGGACCTGCGCGTCATCGCCGCCTCACCGCAGCGCCTCATCGCCACGGGTTACGGTGACCTCATTGAGAAAATCCCAGCGGGTGCCGACTGGATCCTTGCCGACGAACTGGGAATCGAAGCGATTGACGACTACGTCTGGTCCTTGGTTCAGGGTCCGTTGCGCGGAGCACTTGCCGATCCCGAGAAAATTGGCGAGGGCGACGTCGAAGCAATCACCGGATTAGCAGAAGGCAACATCATGTCGGGGTTGGCCATGCAGGCTGCCCAATCGTCGCGCCCAGCTTCGGGTGCGGGCCACCAATTCTCCCACGTGTGGGAAATGGAAGGCCACGGCCTCGACTGGGAACCGCCGTTGTCTCATGGCATGAAAGTTGGTGTGGGCACCGTCGCATCCTGTGCGATCTGGGAGGAAGCCCTCGCGATCGATATGAACGCGCTGGACGTCGACGCCATTGTTGCCGCTGCTCGCACTGACGAGGAAGTTGAGAAGTCCGTTCGCGAACTCCTCATTCCGCGCATCGCCGACGAAGCAGTTAAACATTCCGTGTTCAAGAATCTTCAGGGCGATGAGCTGCGTCAACGCATCGAAGCGATTCAGGCTGCGTGGCCGAGGATCGTTGAACGCGTGCGCCCCCAGCTCATTAGTCCCGAGGAAGCTGCCGAGCGCCTTGAGAAAGTTGGGGCACCGTTCCACCCTGAGATGATCGGCATCGACATGGAGCGTTTCCGCACGACCCACATCAAGGCCCAGATGATTCGTGCCCGCTACACGGTGCTCGACCTGCTGATGGACCTGGGACTGCTGGATTCCGTTATCGACGCTCTCTTCGCTCCCGACGGCTACTGGGGCCGTCACCCGCATCAGAGTGCGTGA
- a CDS encoding FGGY-family carbohydrate kinase, producing MVAPGYEGPFVMGFDYGTESCRAAIFDLHGHPIAFAATPYKTSHPRPGQAEQNPQDWWNAIVASTRRVLDETGIPARHIAGISYDATTMTVVAMDKNGRELRNAIMWMDVRATEQSARAETIDHWARLYNGGGTMPATAEWYPFKAAWLKENEPDIYREAYRLVDAPEWLTYKLTGEWTLNINSAALRMYYNRDEGGWPVEFYEHIGCGDVFDKIPERILDLGTPVGGLSVSAANELGLLPGTPVAQGCADAWAGQIGLGVVSPGKTAVITGSSHVITGQSGNPLHGEGFFGGYTDGVIPGQYTCEGGLVSSGSTLKWFKDNFCRDLTGAAERLGLNPYAVLDERVSHMPPGSNGLIINEYFQGNRTPYTDSKARGIMWGLTLGTSPEQVYHAIEEAVCFGTAHVLKAFEDSGFTSTELVACGGATKSRDWMQMHSDVTGLPVTLTEVGDAVVLGSCMLAAVGSGQYQSIQDAARYMVREADRIEPRADIHEEYQFYFTKYMETYPRLQDLSHEMVDHLV from the coding sequence ATGGTTGCTCCTGGATACGAAGGCCCCTTTGTCATGGGTTTCGACTACGGAACCGAATCGTGCCGCGCGGCAATTTTTGACCTGCACGGACACCCCATTGCCTTCGCGGCGACACCGTATAAGACCTCTCACCCTCGTCCGGGCCAAGCCGAACAGAACCCGCAGGACTGGTGGAACGCAATCGTGGCCTCGACCCGTCGGGTCCTCGACGAAACGGGAATTCCGGCTCGTCATATCGCCGGAATCTCCTACGACGCAACAACAATGACCGTTGTTGCGATGGATAAGAACGGGCGCGAGCTGCGCAACGCGATCATGTGGATGGACGTGCGCGCCACCGAACAGTCGGCCCGCGCCGAAACCATCGATCACTGGGCGCGCCTGTACAACGGCGGCGGTACGATGCCCGCGACTGCCGAATGGTATCCCTTTAAGGCCGCATGGCTCAAAGAAAACGAGCCGGACATCTATCGCGAGGCCTACCGTCTTGTTGATGCTCCCGAATGGCTGACATACAAGCTCACGGGGGAGTGGACGTTGAACATCAACTCCGCCGCACTGCGCATGTACTACAACCGTGACGAGGGCGGATGGCCCGTTGAGTTCTACGAACACATCGGCTGCGGTGATGTCTTCGACAAGATCCCCGAGCGGATCCTCGACCTCGGCACCCCCGTTGGTGGACTTTCCGTCAGCGCTGCGAACGAGCTCGGCCTTCTGCCTGGAACCCCGGTTGCTCAGGGGTGTGCGGACGCATGGGCCGGACAAATCGGCCTGGGCGTTGTGTCCCCCGGGAAGACCGCAGTGATCACGGGGTCTTCTCACGTCATCACGGGTCAGTCCGGGAACCCGCTTCACGGTGAGGGCTTCTTCGGCGGATACACCGATGGCGTCATCCCCGGTCAGTACACCTGTGAAGGTGGCTTGGTCTCGTCTGGTTCGACACTCAAGTGGTTCAAAGACAACTTCTGCCGTGACCTCACGGGTGCCGCCGAACGCCTCGGCCTGAATCCGTACGCGGTGCTCGATGAGCGCGTCTCACACATGCCTCCGGGGTCCAACGGCCTCATCATTAACGAGTACTTCCAAGGCAACCGCACTCCGTACACGGATTCCAAGGCGCGTGGCATCATGTGGGGATTGACTCTGGGAACGTCGCCTGAGCAGGTGTACCACGCGATTGAAGAAGCCGTCTGCTTCGGCACAGCCCACGTCCTGAAGGCTTTCGAGGATTCAGGTTTCACCTCAACCGAGCTCGTTGCCTGCGGTGGTGCAACGAAATCTCGTGACTGGATGCAGATGCATTCCGACGTCACAGGTCTTCCCGTCACCCTCACAGAAGTCGGTGACGCCGTGGTCCTGGGCTCCTGTATGCTCGCGGCAGTTGGCTCCGGCCAGTATCAGTCGATCCAGGACGCAGCCCGCTACATGGTGCGCGAAGCCGACCGTATCGAACCTCGCGCCGACATCCACGAGGAATACCAGTTCTACTTCACGAAGTACATGGAGACGTACCCGCGTTTGCAGGACCTCTCCCACGAAATGGTTGATCACCTTGTGTGA
- a CDS encoding HAD-IIA family hydrolase, with the protein MDSAEELTQWPTTLYDAYVFDMDGTIYLGDNFLPGAKRLVEELRRRNIPVRFLSNNPTKDPGQYVEKLEKMGLPTPIDEIANTVVTMTRWLKENKPGATVFPIAEDPLIRAFREAGIPMSDDPEKIDIVVASYDRTFDYRKLQIAFDAIWFHKRAILVATNPDRFCPFPGGRGEPDCAAMIAAIEACTGTTCEMVIGKPNPAMAEEALGDLDVDPANCMMVGDRLGTDIQMAVNTGMFSAMPLTGESTLEGALARDPKERPTFVLDRVDRLIPQAIWEENGWTEDNDPVN; encoded by the coding sequence ATGGATTCAGCTGAGGAACTCACGCAGTGGCCCACCACGCTCTACGACGCGTACGTCTTCGACATGGATGGAACCATTTACCTGGGTGACAACTTCCTCCCCGGTGCCAAACGCCTCGTTGAGGAGCTTCGCCGGCGCAACATCCCGGTGCGATTCCTCTCGAACAACCCCACGAAGGACCCCGGTCAGTATGTGGAGAAGCTCGAAAAAATGGGGCTTCCAACTCCCATTGATGAGATTGCGAATACCGTTGTCACAATGACGCGGTGGCTCAAAGAAAATAAGCCCGGAGCCACCGTCTTTCCGATTGCGGAAGACCCCCTGATTCGTGCGTTCCGCGAGGCGGGGATTCCGATGAGTGACGATCCCGAAAAGATCGATATCGTCGTTGCCTCCTACGATCGCACCTTCGATTACCGCAAGCTCCAGATTGCTTTTGACGCGATCTGGTTCCACAAGCGCGCGATTCTTGTTGCAACCAACCCCGATCGTTTCTGCCCGTTCCCGGGTGGGCGCGGAGAGCCCGACTGTGCAGCGATGATCGCGGCGATCGAAGCGTGCACCGGCACGACATGCGAAATGGTCATTGGCAAGCCGAACCCAGCGATGGCTGAGGAAGCCCTCGGGGATCTCGATGTTGATCCAGCCAACTGCATGATGGTTGGTGATCGCCTGGGTACCGACATTCAGATGGCCGTCAACACCGGGATGTTTTCAGCAATGCCTCTGACGGGGGAATCGACACTCGAAGGAGCCCTTGCCCGCGACCCCAAGGAACGCCCCACATTCGTCCTCGACCGCGTTGACCGACTCATTCCCCAGGCGATCTGGGAAGAGAACGGCTGGACCGAAGACAACGATCCCGTGAACTAG
- a CDS encoding ribose-5-phosphate isomerase, protein MGFRIVVAADSAGVDYKEILKKDLEADPRVDEVIDAGLSSGEDVDYPHVAVEAARIIAGGKADRGLFVCGTGMGVAMAANKVPGIRASVAHDSFSVERLVKSNNAQVLTFGQRVIGLELARKLTNEWLGYEFDPSSHSAPKVAALDEYDREHSVESVGC, encoded by the coding sequence ATGGGATTCAGGATCGTTGTTGCCGCAGACTCAGCTGGCGTTGACTACAAAGAGATTCTCAAGAAAGACCTCGAAGCTGACCCCCGAGTCGACGAAGTGATCGACGCTGGGCTTTCATCCGGTGAAGACGTTGACTACCCGCATGTCGCCGTCGAAGCCGCACGAATCATCGCCGGCGGAAAAGCTGATCGCGGGCTGTTCGTCTGCGGTACCGGAATGGGCGTTGCGATGGCGGCAAACAAGGTTCCCGGGATTCGTGCCTCCGTTGCGCACGATTCCTTCTCCGTTGAACGCCTCGTCAAATCGAATAACGCGCAGGTCCTGACCTTCGGGCAGCGCGTCATCGGCCTTGAGCTTGCCCGGAAGCTGACGAACGAATGGCTCGGATACGAATTCGACCCGAGCTCGCACTCGGCCCCTAAGGTCGCCGCCCTCGACGAATACGACCGAGAACATTCGGTCGAATCCGTCGGCTGCTGA
- a CDS encoding DAK2 domain-containing protein, translated as MKTQELKNQVRQSMALLIGAADELRDLDQVLGDGDLGITISAGAKAVIEALDDVADDSAPSDLTRACAKAFANANPSTMAALVAGGLLQGSKAWSGKDEITVADAELFIRSAADSISHRGKSQVGDKTILDAIVPAADALAASPQSPIDAAIEAAADAVIRTRDLQSKRGRASWLQDRSIGLQDPGATAFLRMLEAWRDAENGDTGPKAAVYDG; from the coding sequence ATGAAAACTCAGGAATTGAAGAATCAGGTCCGTCAGTCGATGGCTCTATTAATCGGAGCTGCCGACGAACTGCGCGACCTCGATCAGGTGCTCGGAGACGGAGATCTTGGCATCACGATCTCCGCAGGAGCAAAGGCCGTTATCGAGGCTCTCGATGACGTAGCGGATGATTCTGCTCCTTCCGATTTGACGAGGGCGTGCGCGAAGGCATTCGCAAATGCAAATCCGTCAACAATGGCGGCGCTTGTCGCTGGCGGACTGCTTCAGGGATCGAAAGCATGGTCTGGAAAAGATGAAATTACTGTTGCTGATGCCGAATTGTTCATACGGTCGGCTGCCGACAGCATTTCGCATCGAGGAAAGAGCCAGGTCGGCGACAAGACAATTCTTGATGCGATCGTTCCGGCTGCTGATGCGCTCGCAGCGTCTCCTCAGTCACCGATCGATGCGGCAATCGAAGCGGCCGCAGATGCGGTGATTCGCACGCGCGATCTTCAGTCAAAACGAGGCCGAGCATCGTGGCTACAGGATCGGAGTATTGGACTTCAAGATCCGGGAGCGACCGCGTTTTTGAGGATGCTTGAGGCCTGGCGCGACGCAGAGAATGGTGACACAGGTCCAAAGGCCGCAGTGTACGACGGATAA
- a CDS encoding dihydroxyacetone kinase subunit DhaK has translation MKKIINQPDRFVDEMIEGILLAHPDQVKTPGDDPRILVRADAPVKGKVGIVTGGGSGHLPLFKGYVGKGLCSGVAIGNVFSSPSVQQCFEAAQAVDGGAGVLFLYGNYGGDVFNFDLAADMAELEGIEIRTVLGRDDVASQGKDRKLDRRGVAGIFFAYKAAGAAAERGDSLDEVAAIAEKVIDRTATMGVGLSPTILPTTGAPSFELPDGEMEIGIGIHGEPGIHRGELVCADDIADTILDAIVADLDVTSGDRVAVLVNGLGATPLEELYVLYRRVHQRLSEQGVSIDRKYIGEYATSLEMAGASISLLALDDEIVELLDAPAQSPFFEEHE, from the coding sequence ATGAAGAAAATCATCAATCAGCCAGATCGCTTCGTCGATGAAATGATCGAAGGAATTCTCTTGGCTCATCCGGATCAGGTGAAAACACCCGGTGACGATCCTCGTATTCTCGTGCGCGCAGATGCGCCGGTGAAGGGGAAAGTCGGTATCGTCACCGGCGGCGGATCCGGACACCTCCCACTATTTAAGGGATACGTTGGAAAAGGTTTGTGTTCCGGCGTCGCAATCGGCAATGTCTTCTCATCGCCGAGTGTCCAACAGTGCTTCGAAGCAGCCCAAGCTGTTGACGGGGGCGCAGGCGTTCTCTTCCTCTACGGCAACTATGGTGGGGATGTTTTTAACTTCGACCTCGCTGCTGACATGGCGGAGCTTGAGGGAATCGAGATTCGCACCGTCCTCGGACGCGATGATGTCGCGTCACAAGGAAAAGACCGAAAGCTAGATCGCCGCGGCGTCGCCGGAATTTTCTTCGCATACAAGGCAGCGGGTGCAGCAGCAGAACGTGGCGACTCCCTTGACGAAGTTGCGGCTATCGCTGAAAAAGTCATCGACCGGACTGCGACGATGGGTGTTGGCCTCTCGCCGACGATTCTTCCAACAACGGGAGCCCCAAGTTTTGAGCTACCTGACGGCGAAATGGAAATCGGTATCGGTATTCACGGGGAGCCTGGAATCCATCGCGGAGAGCTCGTGTGCGCTGACGACATCGCCGATACGATCCTCGATGCGATTGTCGCGGATCTTGACGTGACATCAGGGGATCGAGTTGCGGTGTTGGTCAACGGTCTTGGCGCAACTCCACTGGAAGAACTCTATGTTCTTTACCGACGGGTGCACCAGCGGCTGAGTGAGCAGGGAGTGTCCATCGACAGGAAATACATCGGTGAATACGCAACGAGTCTGGAGATGGCGGGGGCATCAATTTCGCTCCTCGCACTCGACGATGAAATTGTGGAACTTCTGGACGCACCGGCACAGTCGCCATTTTTCGAGGAGCATGAGTGA
- a CDS encoding ABC transporter permease has translation MSDSQLTLKQTNHRVDEWTKHILARVHSNHSILRMMILVVVAFGLFALLSPRVFLTGLNMQNMLLAVPEIGILAVAMMVAMLTGGIDLSLVSIANLAAITISTSFTALAAHDKALAENLGPALILLALLVGLAAGAVNGFLIAYVGVTPILATLGTMQIFNGLAVVWTGGKTLYGSPSGLTLFGKTAIWVIPALFLVFIAIAGVVAFLIGRTPLGLGLTLEGANPVASRYSGINSRSLLMRSYLLTGLLGAVAGIVFIARNPTASADYGASYVLLVIVIAVLGGTNPNGGFATVAGVFLAAMTLQVVQSGFTALRLSTFQYSIAQGAILITVLIVDQVNWSKVFRRNRRTSRA, from the coding sequence ATGAGCGACTCTCAATTAACTCTCAAGCAGACGAATCATCGTGTTGATGAGTGGACGAAGCACATTCTTGCTCGTGTACATTCGAATCACTCGATCCTGCGGATGATGATTCTGGTCGTCGTCGCATTCGGATTGTTCGCGTTGCTCTCCCCTCGGGTCTTTCTGACGGGTCTCAACATGCAGAACATGCTCCTGGCTGTTCCAGAAATCGGTATCCTCGCCGTTGCCATGATGGTCGCGATGCTGACCGGAGGTATTGATCTATCACTGGTGTCGATTGCCAATCTTGCAGCGATCACGATCTCCACATCGTTCACAGCACTTGCGGCGCACGACAAAGCGCTGGCAGAAAATCTCGGTCCCGCTCTGATTCTGCTGGCCCTTCTTGTTGGGCTTGCAGCCGGCGCAGTCAATGGTTTCCTCATCGCCTATGTCGGTGTGACTCCAATTCTCGCGACACTTGGCACAATGCAGATCTTTAACGGCCTTGCGGTGGTGTGGACAGGAGGCAAGACCCTCTACGGATCGCCAAGCGGGTTGACGCTCTTTGGAAAGACTGCAATCTGGGTTATTCCCGCGCTATTTCTCGTATTCATCGCGATCGCTGGTGTTGTTGCTTTCTTGATTGGACGTACTCCACTGGGGCTTGGCTTGACGCTTGAAGGCGCGAACCCAGTAGCTTCCCGCTATTCCGGGATTAACTCCAGGTCTCTCTTGATGCGTAGCTATCTGCTCACAGGTCTTCTGGGTGCTGTTGCAGGTATCGTCTTCATTGCACGTAATCCAACAGCATCCGCGGACTACGGAGCGTCCTATGTGCTGCTGGTCATCGTGATCGCTGTGCTTGGTGGGACGAACCCAAACGGTGGTTTCGCCACGGTTGCCGGCGTATTCCTTGCGGCGATGACGCTACAGGTTGTTCAATCCGGTTTCACGGCGTTACGTCTGTCGACATTCCAGTACTCAATAGCACAGGGAGCAATTCTCATCACCGTGCTCATTGTTGATCAAGTGAACTGGTCGAAAGTTTTTCGCCGAAATCGGCGCACCAGTCGGGCGTAA
- a CDS encoding ABC transporter permease has translation MSTAKNRRVETVVHAIKGPNNEGVLLLVLLALIIGMSIASPAFFTLSTLFAIIRSSIVPLIYALGVLLVIISGGIDVSFAAIASFAGYATIVLQLQTGIDLGLFGSFACAIAMGIILGGINGFIISKWRLPTLIVTLGTQGMFMGVLLAYVGSRYIAELPSGMASASTVNIWTTKTETGVALLHVMTIPAVVLAVVVAWLLSRTMFGRSVYAIGGDIESASRAGIRVKRTQILVYVLVGAMAATAGVIYMIMGRSANPQEIVGSELDIIAAVVLGGASIFGGRGTVRGTVLGVLLVQIINNSLILIGVPSAWQRTAVGVLLIVGVGIQALSAKKAAQRTSINVEGVAAA, from the coding sequence AAGGTCCGAATAATGAGGGCGTTTTGCTGTTAGTACTTCTCGCGCTGATCATTGGGATGTCGATTGCGAGCCCGGCTTTCTTCACGCTCTCAACGTTGTTCGCAATCATCAGGTCATCGATCGTTCCGTTAATCTACGCACTTGGTGTTCTCCTCGTCATTATTTCAGGTGGCATCGATGTGTCGTTCGCGGCGATTGCGTCCTTCGCTGGTTATGCGACGATCGTTCTCCAGCTCCAGACGGGAATTGATCTCGGATTATTTGGCTCTTTCGCCTGCGCGATTGCTATGGGAATTATTCTCGGCGGAATTAACGGATTCATTATTTCCAAATGGCGGCTCCCAACTCTGATCGTCACCCTTGGAACTCAAGGGATGTTCATGGGTGTACTTCTGGCGTATGTCGGGTCACGGTACATCGCTGAACTGCCGTCAGGAATGGCGAGCGCCTCGACCGTGAACATTTGGACGACGAAAACCGAAACGGGAGTTGCTCTCCTTCATGTCATGACTATTCCCGCAGTTGTGCTGGCCGTTGTTGTTGCGTGGCTACTTTCTCGCACAATGTTCGGGCGATCGGTCTACGCAATCGGCGGCGATATTGAGTCAGCAAGTCGTGCGGGAATCCGGGTGAAACGAACGCAGATCCTTGTGTATGTGCTTGTGGGTGCGATGGCTGCGACAGCTGGGGTCATCTACATGATTATGGGCAGATCTGCGAATCCACAAGAAATTGTTGGCTCAGAACTCGACATTATCGCTGCTGTTGTTCTTGGAGGGGCATCCATTTTCGGTGGCCGAGGAACGGTACGTGGAACTGTTCTTGGTGTTCTTTTGGTTCAGATCATTAACAACAGCTTGATCTTGATTGGCGTTCCCAGCGCTTGGCAGCGTACGGCAGTCGGTGTGCTGCTCATCGTCGGTGTAGGTATTCAGGCTTTGTCAGCGAAGAAAGCGGCACAACGGACGAGCATCAATGTGGAAGGAGTGGCGGCAGCATGA